Proteins encoded together in one Mastacembelus armatus chromosome 15, fMasArm1.2, whole genome shotgun sequence window:
- the borcs7 gene encoding BLOC-1-related complex subunit 7 isoform X2 gives MASSECQTRFGQSVKGLLSDKVGSCSGDAMALTRQVLRGSRSQELLGQAARNMVIQEDAILHSEDSLRKMSIITTHLQYHVEHSKNLQDQLRHLLK, from the exons ATGGCGTCAAGTGAGTGCCAGACGCGGTTTGGTCAGTCTGTCAAAGGGTTATTATCTGATAAAGTGGGCTCCTGTAGTGGGGATGCCATGGCACTGACCCGCCAAGTGCTGAGAGGATCCCGGAGTCAGGAG CTTCTTGGTCAGGCAGCAAGAAATATGGTCATTCAGGAGGATGCCATCCTGCACTCTGAGGAT AGTCTGAGGAAAATGTCCATTATCACCACACATTTACAGTACCA TGTGGAGCACTCTAAAAACCTGCAGGATCAACTGAGACACCTTCTGAAGTGA
- the borcs7 gene encoding BLOC-1-related complex subunit 7 isoform X1 codes for MASSECQTRFGQSVKGLLSDKVGSCSGDAMALTRQVLRGSRSQELLGQAARNMVIQEDAILHSEDSLRKMSIITTHLQYQQEAIQKNVEHSKNLQDQLRHLLK; via the exons ATGGCGTCAAGTGAGTGCCAGACGCGGTTTGGTCAGTCTGTCAAAGGGTTATTATCTGATAAAGTGGGCTCCTGTAGTGGGGATGCCATGGCACTGACCCGCCAAGTGCTGAGAGGATCCCGGAGTCAGGAG CTTCTTGGTCAGGCAGCAAGAAATATGGTCATTCAGGAGGATGCCATCCTGCACTCTGAGGAT AGTCTGAGGAAAATGTCCATTATCACCACACATTTACAGTACCA GCAGGAGGCCATCCAGAAGAA TGTGGAGCACTCTAAAAACCTGCAGGATCAACTGAGACACCTTCTGAAGTGA
- the borcs7 gene encoding BLOC-1-related complex subunit 7 isoform X3 translates to MASSECQTRFGQSVKGLLSDKVGSCSGDAMALTRQVLRGSRSQELLGQAARNMVIQEDAILHSEDSLRKMSIITTHLQYQRPSRRMWSTLKTCRIN, encoded by the exons ATGGCGTCAAGTGAGTGCCAGACGCGGTTTGGTCAGTCTGTCAAAGGGTTATTATCTGATAAAGTGGGCTCCTGTAGTGGGGATGCCATGGCACTGACCCGCCAAGTGCTGAGAGGATCCCGGAGTCAGGAG CTTCTTGGTCAGGCAGCAAGAAATATGGTCATTCAGGAGGATGCCATCCTGCACTCTGAGGAT AGTCTGAGGAAAATGTCCATTATCACCACACATTTACAGTACCA GAGGCCATCCAGAAGAA TGTGGAGCACTCTAAAAACCTGCAGGATCAACTGA